In Hwangdonia lutea, a single window of DNA contains:
- a CDS encoding DUF4955 domain-containing protein, producing the protein MIKTLRLTLLCLILFQTQLKAQNPSLLYQNWVDAQINNTEPILPTFSYAGYHNGEVGLPSSFSQPVFDVTNYGAVADDGISDKSAIMATIAAAEANPSGGIVFFPPGRFVVNDDAVDDLSEVIRISKSNIVIKGSGSGIGGTELYQKDNTTHPDMATKDWVCPYLFVFWNGEDSVNTYITDVVGNADRETFTLQVADASSITVGQWVELYLKDTNSALLAEELSPYTTSDLYQPSNLKIVNDGVQVREVHKVVGKSGNTITFKEPIHRAVNATYDWKINNFKALEEVGVQDLKYTGGFIWNHIHHRAPQELYPGEPVNGPNAYLSSSGWSGIQFNHVVNGWISNVEFSDMSQVAQFKFSANCTALNNRYTGNPGHNFIVTNSATGCFIGKNIDYTSGIWHGAGVNALSIGNVLWRNESPQNGNSGMEIHASQPRATLFDVCKGGFFFNQGGSTGALPNHLRHMVLWNFEGVSYQATGVKSWRPNSETRYAKFLMPIISGLQGFTMSTEANQYQENESQGTPVDEESLYEHQLEYRLGSLPSWIDEEAPSPFYPIFHYEDFGAVNRGYSVQVIANPDSQDESKIGKRISDIPDASDSNNEFTETRPSVRIPANQARDQRALSIVGTSSNTNYELEAWVVMQTVDVSTSNPYIRVADTHKYISFWTEQRYANGGISALEAYVSTDYTNNVSTATWTNVTSSLNQIATSGQNPQTYIKSVLDISAYNSSSFTLAFKYTSSPSAWSPTNRNGTFYISDVKYFVSSAPLSSQVFVAESKTIKVFPNPVSDRLYIRVADNAFKIHSVTLLNVMGKTVYKSEKAYDDIDVSQLPSGIYFLRLKDANSDNTVTKKVMIR; encoded by the coding sequence ATGATTAAAACTCTACGTCTTACTCTTCTATGCTTAATTTTATTTCAAACCCAACTAAAAGCTCAAAACCCGAGCCTATTGTATCAAAATTGGGTAGATGCTCAAATTAATAATACGGAGCCTATATTGCCAACCTTTAGTTATGCTGGTTACCATAATGGGGAAGTTGGCTTGCCCTCATCCTTTTCACAACCTGTTTTTGATGTTACCAATTATGGAGCCGTGGCCGATGATGGAATTTCCGATAAATCAGCCATTATGGCTACAATTGCAGCTGCAGAAGCTAACCCTAGTGGTGGCATCGTTTTTTTTCCTCCGGGACGATTTGTCGTGAACGACGATGCTGTAGATGATTTGAGCGAAGTTATAAGGATTTCAAAAAGCAACATTGTTATAAAAGGAAGTGGTTCTGGAATAGGTGGTACTGAGTTATACCAAAAAGATAATACAACGCACCCAGATATGGCAACAAAAGATTGGGTTTGTCCGTATCTATTTGTGTTCTGGAATGGCGAGGATTCAGTAAACACTTACATCACAGATGTTGTAGGTAATGCTGATAGAGAAACATTTACGCTACAGGTTGCAGATGCTTCATCAATTACTGTGGGGCAGTGGGTGGAGTTGTATCTTAAAGATACGAATTCTGCTTTGTTGGCCGAAGAATTGTCACCTTACACTACCTCAGACTTATATCAACCTTCAAATTTAAAGATTGTGAATGATGGTGTTCAGGTTAGGGAAGTGCACAAAGTTGTAGGCAAAAGTGGCAATACCATTACCTTTAAAGAGCCTATCCATAGAGCGGTAAACGCCACTTATGATTGGAAAATAAATAATTTTAAAGCACTCGAAGAGGTAGGTGTTCAAGATTTAAAATATACGGGTGGTTTCATCTGGAACCACATCCACCACAGGGCACCTCAAGAATTATATCCGGGTGAACCGGTAAACGGCCCGAACGCCTATTTGAGCTCATCGGGATGGAGCGGTATTCAGTTTAACCATGTGGTAAATGGGTGGATTTCCAATGTTGAGTTTTCAGATATGTCACAAGTAGCACAGTTTAAATTTTCTGCAAACTGTACAGCTTTAAACAATCGATACACAGGAAACCCCGGCCATAATTTTATTGTTACTAACTCTGCAACGGGTTGTTTTATCGGTAAAAATATAGATTATACGTCAGGAATATGGCATGGTGCTGGAGTTAATGCACTGTCGATAGGTAATGTGCTTTGGCGCAACGAGAGCCCGCAGAATGGTAATTCCGGAATGGAAATTCATGCCAGCCAACCCAGGGCGACATTGTTCGATGTTTGCAAAGGCGGTTTCTTTTTTAACCAAGGAGGTTCTACAGGTGCGTTGCCCAATCACTTACGACACATGGTATTGTGGAATTTTGAAGGGGTTTCGTACCAAGCTACTGGGGTTAAATCGTGGCGACCCAATTCAGAAACCAGATATGCCAAATTTTTAATGCCAATCATTTCTGGACTGCAAGGGTTTACTATGTCCACTGAGGCCAATCAATATCAAGAAAACGAATCGCAGGGAACACCGGTTGATGAAGAATCGTTATATGAACATCAATTGGAATACCGATTGGGAAGCCTGCCAAGTTGGATTGACGAAGAAGCACCTAGTCCGTTTTATCCTATTTTTCATTACGAGGATTTTGGTGCTGTAAACCGTGGTTACTCGGTACAGGTTATAGCAAATCCCGATTCGCAGGACGAATCTAAAATAGGCAAAAGAATAAGTGATATACCAGACGCAAGCGATTCCAATAATGAGTTTACCGAAACACGCCCTTCAGTTAGAATTCCAGCCAACCAAGCAAGAGATCAAAGAGCGCTTTCAATTGTAGGCACTTCTTCAAATACTAACTACGAATTAGAAGCTTGGGTTGTTATGCAAACTGTAGATGTTTCAACTAGCAACCCTTATATAAGAGTAGCCGACACTCACAAGTATATCAGTTTTTGGACTGAGCAACGCTATGCCAATGGTGGTATTTCAGCTTTAGAAGCTTATGTTTCTACAGATTATACCAATAATGTATCTACTGCTACTTGGACCAATGTAACCTCTAGCCTTAACCAAATTGCGACTTCTGGCCAAAATCCGCAAACCTATATCAAGTCTGTATTAGATATTTCGGCTTACAACAGTTCTAGTTTTACTTTAGCTTTTAAATATACTAGTAGCCCGTCTGCTTGGTCTCCAACTAATAGAAACGGTACGTTTTATATATCAGATGTTAAGTATTTTGTATCCAGTGCGCCACTATCAAGTCAAGTTTTTGTAGCTGAAAGTAAAACCATTAAGGTGTTTCCAAACCCAGTTTCCGATAGGTTATACATTCGCGTTGCAGACAATGCGTTTAAGATACATTCTGTAACGTTACTCAATGTGATGGGCAAAACAGTATATAAAAGTGAAAAAGCCTATGATGACATTGATGTATCCCAATTGCCATCGGGCATATACTTTTTAAGGTTAAAGGACGCCAATAGCGACAATACCGTTACAAAAAAGGTCATGATACGATAA
- a CDS encoding DUF4861 family protein codes for MKQLSKSILFFSTLMLLSSCENKEKATTISVKNTLNVERTFETVELTKSFLKVEDLTTTGILNTETNKLELAQTVDKDGDGTMDIILFQPKIKANAETTFKIVTVTEEEKPKAPELCYSRFVPERTDDYAWENNKVAFRVYGPTAQKMIEDNVPGGTLSSGVDAWLKRVEHPIINNWYKKETETDGTYHEDTGEGLDNFHVGVSRGVGGIAVKVDSTYYYSKNYTKWRTITTGPLRTCFYLEYENWNAAGNIIKESKVISLDLGQNFSKFNTSITGVKNISAGLTLHEKDGKVSGNKANGWVSYWQPHADSEIGTAIVAPKEFFVDFETYDVDTKDLSNAYTHLNVIDNKVVYYAGFTWQKSGQFDSKKEWENYLNDFSNKINNPLQVTLTE; via the coding sequence ATGAAACAACTTAGTAAATCGATTTTGTTTTTTTCAACTTTAATGTTGCTTTCTTCTTGCGAAAACAAGGAGAAAGCAACAACTATTAGCGTTAAAAACACACTAAACGTTGAAAGAACTTTTGAAACCGTAGAATTAACCAAATCTTTTTTAAAGGTTGAAGACCTTACCACAACGGGTATTCTAAACACAGAAACAAATAAACTAGAACTTGCGCAAACCGTTGATAAGGATGGTGATGGCACTATGGACATAATATTGTTTCAACCAAAAATTAAGGCCAATGCCGAAACTACTTTTAAAATAGTAACCGTTACCGAAGAAGAAAAACCAAAAGCACCAGAGTTGTGCTACTCACGTTTTGTACCCGAGCGTACTGATGATTATGCATGGGAAAACAACAAAGTCGCTTTTCGTGTTTATGGGCCAACGGCACAAAAAATGATTGAAGACAACGTTCCCGGTGGCACACTCTCGAGTGGCGTTGATGCGTGGCTAAAGCGCGTGGAGCATCCCATCATCAACAATTGGTACAAAAAAGAAACCGAAACCGATGGCACCTACCACGAAGATACTGGCGAGGGCTTGGACAATTTCCATGTTGGGGTAAGCCGTGGTGTTGGCGGTATTGCGGTAAAAGTGGACAGCACTTATTATTACTCTAAAAACTACACCAAATGGCGTACCATAACCACAGGCCCATTACGAACTTGTTTTTATTTAGAGTACGAAAATTGGAACGCTGCTGGAAATATCATAAAAGAATCAAAAGTGATTAGTTTGGATTTGGGGCAGAATTTTTCAAAATTCAACACCTCTATTACAGGAGTTAAAAACATATCAGCAGGTTTGACTTTACACGAAAAAGACGGTAAGGTTTCCGGTAACAAAGCGAACGGCTGGGTAAGCTATTGGCAGCCCCACGCCGATTCTGAAATAGGTACGGCCATTGTTGCTCCAAAAGAATTTTTTGTTGACTTTGAAACTTACGATGTAGACACCAAAGACCTCAGTAATGCTTATACACACCTTAATGTAATAGACAACAAAGTGGTGTATTATGCAGGTTTTACCTGGCAAAAAAGTGGTCAGTTTGACTCTAAGAAGGAATGGGAAAATTATTTAAACGATTTTTCAAATAAAATAAATAATCCCTTACAAGTTACTTTAACAGAATAG
- a CDS encoding gluconate 5-dehydrogenase, protein MSTKLFDLTGKVALVTGAVHGLGMAMAKGLGNAGATIVVNHHTEDSLKKAIEEYKSCGLNAHGYVFDVTDDKAVKDTITKIEAEVGPIDILVNNAGIIKRTPIVEMETEDFEQVIKVDLVGPFIVSKYVAKGMIERGGGKIINICSMMSELGRDTVSAYAAAKGGLKMLTQSMATEWAKFNIQTNGIGPGYFATSQTAPIRVDGHPFNEFIIKRTPAARWGEPEDLQGAAIFLASKASDFVNGHVVYVDGGILATIGKPANE, encoded by the coding sequence ATGTCCACTAAATTATTTGATTTAACAGGAAAAGTAGCGCTTGTAACCGGTGCTGTACATGGCTTAGGAATGGCTATGGCTAAAGGTTTGGGAAATGCCGGCGCTACCATTGTTGTAAACCATCACACCGAAGACTCTCTAAAAAAAGCTATTGAAGAATACAAATCTTGTGGTTTAAATGCCCATGGTTATGTATTTGATGTTACAGACGATAAAGCCGTTAAAGACACCATCACAAAAATTGAAGCTGAGGTTGGCCCCATTGATATTTTGGTTAACAACGCAGGAATTATAAAAAGGACACCTATTGTTGAGATGGAAACAGAAGATTTTGAACAAGTTATAAAAGTAGATCTAGTAGGCCCTTTTATAGTTTCGAAATACGTAGCCAAAGGCATGATTGAGCGCGGTGGCGGAAAAATCATAAACATTTGTTCCATGATGAGTGAATTGGGCAGAGATACAGTTAGTGCCTATGCTGCCGCCAAAGGGGGCTTAAAAATGCTCACGCAAAGTATGGCAACCGAATGGGCGAAGTTTAATATCCAAACCAACGGTATTGGCCCGGGCTATTTTGCCACGAGCCAAACGGCACCGATCCGAGTGGACGGTCATCCATTTAATGAGTTTATTATAAAACGAACGCCTGCCGCACGTTGGGGAGAACCCGAGGATTTGCAGGGCGCTGCTATATTTTTGGCATCAAAGGCTAGTGATTTTGTTAACGGCCACGTAGTTTATGTAGATGGCGGTATTTTGGCCACCATTGGTAAACCAGCAAACGAATAA
- the kduI gene encoding 5-dehydro-4-deoxy-D-glucuronate isomerase: MKTHYSTRYAASPQDVKSYDTARLRNEFLIENLMEQDKINLVYTHYDRFIAGSAVPTGSPLKLETIDPLKSEYFLQRRELGIINVGQTGTVSVDGTKYTLEHKEALYIGQGNKDVVFSSESANDPALFYLNSTPAHKAFPNKKIGTNDVEVIELGSPETANARILRKYIVNSVVDVCQLQMGMTTLKTGSSWNTMPAHVHDRRMEVYFYFEVPEDQAVCHFMGQPQETRHIWMGNNQAVISPPWSIHSGSGTSSYTFIWGMAGENLDYGDMDHCKINELR, from the coding sequence ATGAAAACACATTATTCAACAAGATATGCAGCCTCTCCCCAGGATGTTAAATCTTATGACACTGCAAGATTAAGAAACGAGTTTTTAATTGAAAACTTAATGGAACAAGATAAAATAAACTTGGTGTACACACACTACGACAGGTTTATTGCAGGAAGTGCTGTGCCAACAGGTAGTCCGCTAAAATTGGAAACTATTGATCCTTTAAAATCTGAATATTTTTTACAACGAAGAGAATTGGGCATTATCAACGTAGGCCAGACAGGAACGGTGAGCGTCGATGGCACCAAATACACATTGGAGCACAAAGAGGCATTATATATTGGACAGGGCAATAAAGATGTGGTTTTTAGTAGTGAATCTGCAAATGATCCTGCTTTATTTTATTTAAATTCAACACCAGCACACAAGGCCTTTCCCAACAAAAAAATCGGTACAAATGATGTCGAGGTTATCGAGTTGGGCTCGCCAGAAACCGCAAACGCCCGTATTCTTAGAAAATACATTGTTAACAGTGTTGTAGATGTCTGCCAGTTGCAAATGGGTATGACCACACTAAAAACCGGAAGCTCCTGGAACACCATGCCAGCTCACGTGCATGACAGACGTATGGAAGTGTACTTTTACTTTGAAGTACCAGAAGATCAAGCAGTGTGCCATTTCATGGGCCAACCGCAAGAAACTAGACATATATGGATGGGCAATAACCAAGCTGTTATCTCTCCACCATGGTCCATCCACTCTGGCTCAGGAACCAGCAGCTACACCTTTATCTGGGGAATGGCAGGCGAAAACTTAGATTACGGGGACATGGATCACTGTAAAATTAACGAGTTACGATAA
- a CDS encoding LacI family DNA-binding transcriptional regulator — protein sequence MGGLLIMEINKVTIHDIARALNIDSSTVSRALNNSSRVTEKTKIKILEKAEELGYQRNALASNLRKRVTNTIGVVVPRISRHFFASVIQGVEETAYLAGYNVLICQSLEQLERETKITETLVANRVDGVLISISMETTNYNHMFRLKNSGIPLVFFDRHCNIPETNNVLIDDFKGGFDATQHLILKGCKHIVHFSGPQTLEIYKNRYEGYKAALKASNLPYKEEYVVSSRLMELDGTNNAKKLLKQKLVFDGIFSANDVAAIGAMKYLKENGVNIPKDVAMVGFSNEPTSTVINPTLTTIDQPGLEMGKVATKLLLKHIKNQKKQISPQTIIMDSKLIERQSSKK from the coding sequence ATGGGTGGATTATTAATAATGGAAATAAATAAAGTTACCATACATGATATTGCTAGGGCACTAAATATAGATAGCTCTACTGTTTCAAGAGCTTTGAACAATAGCTCTAGAGTTACTGAAAAAACTAAAATTAAGATTCTTGAGAAGGCGGAAGAACTCGGGTATCAGCGTAATGCATTAGCATCGAACTTGCGTAAAAGGGTAACTAATACCATAGGTGTTGTCGTGCCCAGGATTTCGCGTCACTTTTTTGCTTCTGTCATACAGGGTGTCGAGGAAACGGCTTATTTGGCAGGGTATAACGTTTTAATCTGTCAATCTCTGGAACAATTGGAACGAGAAACGAAAATCACCGAAACCTTGGTGGCTAATAGGGTAGATGGCGTGCTAATATCCATATCTATGGAAACAACCAATTACAATCATATGTTCCGTTTAAAAAACAGTGGTATTCCTTTGGTTTTTTTTGATAGACATTGTAATATTCCGGAAACTAATAATGTGCTCATTGATGATTTCAAAGGAGGGTTTGATGCGACACAACATTTAATACTTAAAGGATGTAAACATATCGTTCATTTTTCAGGACCGCAAACCTTGGAAATCTATAAAAATAGATATGAAGGTTATAAGGCAGCATTAAAAGCGAGTAATTTGCCTTATAAAGAAGAGTATGTTGTCAGTTCAAGATTGATGGAGCTTGATGGAACTAACAATGCAAAAAAACTTTTAAAACAAAAGTTGGTTTTTGACGGGATCTTTTCTGCAAATGATGTTGCTGCTATTGGAGCCATGAAATATTTAAAAGAAAATGGCGTAAATATACCAAAGGATGTCGCTATGGTAGGGTTTAGCAACGAACCAACATCAACTGTGATTAATCCAACATTAACAACTATCGATCAACCAGGATTGGAAATGGGTAAAGTTGCCACAAAATTATTGTTGAAACATATAAAAAATCAAAAAAAACAAATCTCGCCGCAAACCATTATAATGGACTCTAAATTAATAGAACGCCAATCATCAAAAAAATGA
- a CDS encoding hybrid sensor histidine kinase/response regulator transcription factor, whose protein sequence is MNFKRYIALLIYSLCLCSVFSQEQERDYKALKFRNFSLQEGLSQSSVLSIIQDKKGFLWFGTRDGLNIFDGNEFKVFRHHSQDFGSLSNSFVKVLHEDAGGNLWVGTLDGLNKYNKETNTFQRYTIKTEEKRFDNFEIWSIAEDKDGFLWIGTNLGLKKFDTKKGCFVKLSGTHSDAVLFSTPVRALLVSSDQELWVKTTEHIGVYNLKTRGVKYYEYPKGTAIELNKNNVSVFYQDKDKNIWLGFKEGLSVLNKTTDLFEFFSLTAQKKRAVTDHVRSLCEDYLGNIWIGTYNGLYILDASKKTISHVVHDEKNPNSLSQNSIYKVYQDIKGDIWIGTYAGGISYYDRSFDVFQHFSSGADQTKLNYKVVSAFIEDENNNLWIGTEGGGINVYSKKTGVFTYYKNNPKNANSLSANNVKAMIQDRAGNFWIGTHDEGLNFLNPNKSPFQFKHFKNEPHNEGSLSSNRIIALYEDEQNHIWIGTSGGGLNVLNPEANTVIRIKDTLGLMGKLIYKITKSSNKNELLIGGSNGLAAININSKKISKVNYLGPDNSQISDAVISIYNDTHNNLWVGTEGDGLYRYNKDTKETLKFDTTKGLPNDVIYGIVADDANHIWLSTNYGLSRIHLKTYRIKNFNASDGLQSNEFNYGAYLKNKKGELLFGGANGFNIFDPEAITENTFVPPVTITEFKVNNKPYLNISDSIQHITLKHNQNVFNFDFVALSFSQPDKNQYAYKLEGFDTEWNYIGNKKSATYTNLDSGDYVFKVKASNNDGLWNEKGAAMSLTILPAPWLTWWAYLFYAVLLTTIILMVRKYSLIRIRERNELKQERLEKERIEEVNKLKLELFTNISHDFRTPLTLILGPLERLLKRDDLDTFVRGQHEIMYRNASTLMELINQLLDFRKNESGKLLLRASKNNIVPFVNEIKLAFNELARAKDIDFTLTSREQDIEVWFDQTKLKKIIFNLLSNAFKFTPNGGRITIEISISEKTKNLKTKRWVKLKVTDNGRGISKANKKFIFDRFYQLGERSGTGIGLSLTKNLVELHKGSIKVKSSENKGTAFSVKLPLGHAHLNKVQMVETKVLSEENKTFNIEKAAYVDKSIVEQQEQKPIETMPLDKSLSTILIVEDNVEVRTFIKSIFLKSYNVLDAENGVKAIEIAKSYDIDLIISDVMMPVMNGMELCDKIKSNIKTSHIPVILLTAKTSQENQKSGFQLGADAYITKPFDAHILEVRVVNLLKSRKNLINKFKKDIILQPKELTVTSADEKFLKKAIRIVESNISNPEFSIASFIDEMGTSRSVLYRKLKALTDQSISEFIKTIKLKRAGQLISKSDMNISEIAYDLGFNDLKHFRKSFKKQFNVLPSQYRESHSD, encoded by the coding sequence ATGAATTTTAAAAGATATATAGCATTACTTATATATAGTCTGTGTTTGTGTTCCGTTTTTAGTCAGGAACAGGAGCGCGATTATAAAGCATTAAAATTTCGAAATTTCTCATTGCAGGAAGGGTTGTCCCAAAGCTCTGTGCTAAGTATTATACAGGATAAAAAAGGCTTTTTATGGTTCGGGACTCGAGATGGATTAAACATATTTGATGGCAATGAGTTTAAAGTGTTTAGACACCATTCTCAAGATTTTGGGAGTTTAAGCAATAGTTTTGTTAAAGTATTGCATGAAGATGCTGGAGGAAACTTGTGGGTTGGTACCCTTGATGGTTTGAACAAGTACAATAAAGAAACGAATACGTTTCAGCGCTATACGATTAAAACGGAAGAAAAAAGATTCGATAATTTTGAAATCTGGAGCATAGCCGAAGATAAAGATGGCTTTTTGTGGATAGGAACCAATTTAGGTTTGAAAAAGTTCGATACTAAAAAAGGCTGTTTTGTTAAATTAAGTGGTACGCATTCAGATGCGGTCTTATTTAGCACACCCGTTAGAGCCTTATTGGTATCAAGCGACCAAGAATTATGGGTAAAAACGACCGAACATATTGGGGTTTATAATTTAAAAACAAGGGGTGTAAAGTATTATGAATACCCGAAAGGTACAGCAATAGAACTCAATAAAAATAACGTTTCGGTGTTTTATCAAGATAAAGATAAAAACATTTGGCTAGGCTTCAAAGAAGGCTTATCCGTTTTAAATAAAACGACCGATTTATTTGAGTTCTTTAGCTTAACAGCTCAAAAAAAGCGAGCGGTTACCGACCATGTAAGGAGTTTATGTGAAGATTATCTAGGAAATATTTGGATAGGCACCTATAATGGACTTTATATTTTAGATGCTAGTAAAAAAACAATATCACATGTCGTGCATGATGAGAAAAACCCAAATAGCCTAAGTCAAAACTCAATTTATAAAGTATATCAAGATATTAAAGGTGATATTTGGATAGGTACATATGCCGGAGGTATTAGTTACTATGATAGGAGTTTCGATGTGTTTCAGCATTTTTCATCGGGTGCCGATCAAACTAAACTTAATTACAAAGTTGTAAGTGCATTTATTGAAGATGAAAATAACAACTTATGGATAGGTACCGAAGGTGGAGGTATTAATGTGTATAGCAAAAAAACAGGAGTGTTTACTTACTACAAAAACAACCCCAAGAACGCTAATAGTTTAAGCGCCAATAACGTTAAAGCGATGATTCAAGATCGTGCGGGTAATTTCTGGATAGGCACCCATGATGAAGGTCTTAATTTTTTAAACCCAAATAAATCGCCATTTCAGTTTAAACATTTTAAAAATGAGCCACATAACGAAGGTAGTTTAAGTAGCAATAGAATCATTGCTTTATATGAAGATGAACAAAATCATATATGGATTGGGACCTCGGGTGGAGGATTGAATGTATTAAACCCTGAGGCCAATACAGTAATTCGTATAAAAGACACCTTAGGTTTAATGGGGAAGTTAATTTATAAAATAACGAAGTCTTCTAATAAAAATGAGCTTTTAATAGGTGGTAGCAATGGGCTTGCTGCTATTAATATAAACTCCAAAAAAATATCTAAAGTTAATTATTTAGGACCTGACAATTCCCAAATTTCTGACGCCGTAATCTCCATTTATAACGATACCCATAACAACCTCTGGGTCGGTACCGAAGGAGATGGACTCTATAGGTACAATAAAGACACCAAAGAAACATTAAAGTTTGATACTACAAAAGGATTACCAAATGATGTTATATACGGTATAGTGGCAGACGATGCGAATCATATTTGGCTAAGTACAAATTATGGGTTGAGTAGAATTCATTTAAAAACCTACCGGATTAAAAACTTTAATGCCTCAGATGGGTTGCAGAGTAACGAGTTCAACTATGGGGCCTATTTAAAAAATAAAAAAGGCGAACTGCTTTTTGGTGGCGCGAATGGCTTTAACATTTTTGATCCCGAGGCTATAACCGAAAACACCTTTGTGCCTCCGGTAACAATTACAGAATTTAAAGTTAATAATAAACCGTATTTAAATATTTCTGATTCCATTCAGCACATTACCCTAAAGCATAATCAAAATGTTTTTAATTTTGATTTTGTTGCATTAAGCTTTTCACAACCAGATAAAAACCAATATGCTTATAAATTAGAGGGTTTTGACACCGAATGGAACTATATAGGCAATAAAAAGTCGGCGACCTATACCAATTTGGATAGCGGAGATTATGTATTCAAAGTAAAAGCCTCTAACAACGATGGGTTATGGAATGAAAAGGGTGCAGCTATGTCATTAACCATATTACCGGCACCTTGGTTAACTTGGTGGGCCTATTTATTCTATGCTGTGTTATTAACGACCATAATTTTGATGGTTAGAAAATATAGTTTAATTAGGATTAGAGAACGTAATGAATTGAAACAAGAACGTCTTGAAAAAGAGAGGATTGAAGAAGTTAATAAGCTTAAATTAGAATTGTTCACTAATATATCTCATGATTTTAGAACACCGCTAACCCTCATTTTGGGCCCCTTAGAGCGACTTTTGAAAAGAGATGATTTAGATACATTTGTTAGAGGTCAGCATGAAATAATGTACAGAAATGCCAGTACCCTAATGGAGTTAATCAATCAGCTTCTGGATTTTAGAAAAAATGAATCAGGAAAGCTTTTGCTTAGGGCGTCAAAAAACAATATTGTACCGTTTGTAAATGAAATTAAATTGGCATTTAACGAGTTGGCAAGAGCTAAAGATATAGATTTCACACTCACATCAAGAGAGCAAGACATTGAAGTGTGGTTTGACCAAACTAAACTCAAGAAAATTATTTTTAATTTATTATCCAATGCCTTTAAGTTTACCCCAAATGGAGGTAGGATTACCATTGAAATTAGTATCTCAGAAAAAACTAAAAACTTAAAAACCAAAAGATGGGTAAAACTTAAAGTTACGGATAATGGCAGGGGTATTTCTAAAGCGAACAAGAAATTTATCTTTGATAGGTTTTATCAACTGGGAGAACGATCGGGCACAGGCATAGGTTTGTCTTTAACAAAAAACCTTGTTGAATTGCATAAAGGCAGCATAAAAGTAAAAAGTAGCGAAAATAAGGGCACTGCTTTTAGTGTAAAACTTCCTTTAGGTCATGCTCATTTAAATAAAGTTCAAATGGTAGAAACAAAAGTTTTAAGTGAAGAAAACAAAACTTTTAATATAGAAAAAGCAGCCTATGTGGATAAGAGTATAGTAGAACAACAAGAGCAAAAGCCCATTGAAACCATGCCTTTGGATAAATCGCTTTCCACTATTCTAATTGTAGAAGATAATGTTGAGGTTCGCACATTTATTAAATCTATTTTCTTAAAAAGTTATAATGTTTTAGATGCAGAAAATGGTGTGAAAGCTATAGAAATAGCGAAATCTTATGATATAGATTTAATAATAAGCGATGTTATGATGCCTGTTATGAATGGTATGGAATTGTGTGACAAAATTAAATCCAATATAAAAACAAGTCACATTCCAGTTATATTGCTTACTGCAAAAACCTCTCAAGAAAACCAGAAGTCGGGGTTTCAATTAGGTGCAGATGCTTATATAACAAAGCCATTCGATGCCCATATTTTAGAGGTTAGAGTGGTCAACTTATTAAAATCAAGAAAAAATTTAATAAATAAGTTTAAAAAAGATATCATCTTGCAACCTAAAGAACTTACGGTGACTTCTGCAGATGAAAAGTTTTTGAAAAAGGCTATACGCATAGTTGAATCCAATATATCGAATCCTGAGTTTTCTATAGCTAGTTTTATCGATGAGATGGGGACGAGCCGTTCTGTTTTGTATAGAAAACTCAAAGCATTAACAGATCAATCCATTTCAGAGTTCATTAAAACCATAAAGCTAAAACGAGCAGGGCAATTGATAAGCAAATCCGATATGAATATTTCTGAAATCGCCTATGATTTAGGTTTTAACGATTTAAAACACTTTAGAAAATCGTTTAAAAAACAGTTCAATGTATTGCCTTCTCAATATCGGGAGAGTCATTCAGATTAA